One segment of Falco rusticolus isolate bFalRus1 chromosome 3, bFalRus1.pri, whole genome shotgun sequence DNA contains the following:
- the RECK gene encoding reversion-inducing cysteine-rich protein with Kazal motifs isoform X1, translating into MCRDVCEQILSSKSDSRLKHLLQRAPEYCPESMGEVWGCINSSLPGVLKKSDGWVGLGCCELAITVECRQACKQASAKTDVLKVCRKEYENALFSCINRNEMGSLCCSYAGHHTNCREYCQAIFRTDSSPGPSQIKAVENYCASISPQLIHCVNNYTQSYPMRNPTDSLYCCDRAEDYACQTACKRILMSMKTELEIVDGLIEGCKTMPLPQDPLWQCFLESSRSVHPGVTVHPPPSTGLDGAKLHCCSKANSSTCRELCTKLYSTSWGNSQSWQEFDRFCEYNAVEVSMLTCLADVREPCQLGCRNLTYCTNFNNRPTELFRSCNTQSDQGAMNDMKLWEKGSIKMPFINIPVLDIKKCQPEMWKAIACSLQIKPCHSKSRGSIICKSDCVEILKKCGDHNKFPEGHSAESICELLSPTDDLENCIPLDTYLSPSSLGNIVEDVTHPCNPNPCAANQLCEVNRKGCQSGEVCLPYLCVPGCKLGEASDFIVRQGTLIQVPSSAGDVGCYKICTCGHSGLLENCMEMHCVDLQKSCIVGGQRKSHGTSFNIDCNVCSCFAGNLICSTRQCLTEHSSEDERRKFTGLPCNCVDQFVPVCAQNGRTYPSACIARCVGLQDNQFEFGSCLSKDPCNPNPCNKNQRCIPKKQVCLTSFGKFECSQHECVPRQLNCDQTRDPVCDTDNVEYSNLCTLYQKGKSLAYRGPCQPFCKSAEPVCGHNGETYRSVCAAYADRVAVDYYGQCQAVGVLSDYGFHTECAFVKCPQLSATGCKPVIAPGACCPLCAGMLRILYDKDKLDTFARVTNKKPITVLDVLEKIRLHVSVPQCDVFGYLSIESEIVILIIPVDQNPKPLQIEACNKEAEKIESLINSDSPTLASHVPLSALIASQVQVSLSISSPSVKVVPVLHSLFVSLLFPLSALIYYI; encoded by the exons aatGCTCTCTTTAGTTGtattaacagaaatgaaa TGGGGTCACTCTGTTGCAGTTATGCAGGTCATCACACAAACTGTCGGGAATATTGTCAAGCAATTTTTCGGACAGACTCTTCTCCTGGTCCTTCACAAATTAAAGCAGTTGAAAATTACTGTGCATCTATTAGCCCTCAGCTTATACACTGTGTTAACAACTATACACAGTCATATCCAATGAGAAATCCTACAGATA GTTTATATTGCTGTGATAGAGCAGAAGACTATGCATGTCAGACTGCTTGTAAACGAATTCTGATGTCAATGAAAACAGAGCTTGAAATTGTTGATGGACTTATAGAGGGTTGTAAAACAATGCCTCTCCCCCAGGACCCGCTTTGGCAATGCTTTCTTGAGAGTTCAAGGTCTGTTCACCCAGGAGTCACTGTGCACCCTCCGCCTTCAACAGGCCTCGATGGAGCTAAGCTCCATTGCTGTTCTAAAGCAAATTCTTCCACGTGTAG aGAGCTCTGCACTAAACTTTATAGCACGAGCTGGGGCAATTCACAGAGCTGGCAAGAATTTGATCGCTTTTGTGAGTATAATGCAGTTGAAGTTTCCATGTTGACCTGTTTAGCAGATGTACGAGAACCTTGTCAGCTGGGCTGTAGAAATCTTACTTACTGCACTAATTTTAATAACAG ACCAACAGAACTTTTTAGGAGCTGCAATACTCAGTCAGACCAGGGAGCCATGAATGACATGAAGCTGTGGGAAAAAGGCAGTATTAAGATGCCATTTATAAATATTCCCGTGCTTGACATTAAAAAATGCCAGCCAGAAATGTGGAAGGCAATTGCCTGCTCACTGCAGATTAAACCTTGCCACAGCAAATCTAGAGGAAGTATTATCTGCAA ATCGGATTGTgtggaaatactgaagaaatgtgGAGATCATAATAAATTCCCTGAAGGCCACTCAGCTGAAAGTATTTGTGAGCTCTTATCTCCAACAGATGACTTGGAGAACTGCATCCCATTAGATACATACCTGA GCCCAAGTTCTTTAGGTAACATTGTAGAAGATGTTACACATCCATGTAATCCGAATCCATGTGCAGCTAATCAGTTATGTGAAGTAAACAGAAAAGGCTGCCAGTCTGGAGAAGTGTGTCTTCCGTACCTGTGTGTGCCAG GTTGCAAACTGGGAGAAGCCTCAGATTTTATTGTCCGTCAAGGTACACTTATTCAGGTTCCATCCTCAGCTGGTGATGTTGGATGTTACAAGATTTGTACCTGTGGACACAGTGGATTGCTAGAAAACTGCATGGAAATGCATTGTGTTGACCTCCAAAAATCATGCATTGTTGGAGgacaaagaaaaa gcCATGGAACATCCTTTAATATAGATTGTAATGTCTGTTCATGTTTTGCTGGAAACTTGATATGCTCTACGCGTCAGTGTCTAACTGAGCATAGTTCAGAAGACGAACGTCGGAAGTTTACAG GTTTGCCGTGTAACTGTGTGGATCAGTTTGTGCCCGTCTGTGCTCAGAATGGACGCACGTATCCAAGTGCGTGCATAGCTCGCTGTGTTGGGCTCCAGGACAATCAATTTGAATTTGGATCATGTCTTTCCAAGGACCCTTGTAACCCTAACCCTTGTAATAAAAACCAGAG GTGCATACCAAAGAAACAAGTTTGCTTGACTAGTTTTGGGAAGTTCGAATGTAGCCAGCATGAATGTGTGCCAAGGCAGTTAAATTGCGACCAGACGCGGGATCCTGTTTGTGACACAGACAATGTGGAATACAGCAACTTGTGTACTTTgtaccaaaaaggaaaaagtttggCATACCGAGGACCATGCCAG CCGTTTTGCAAGTCAGCAGAGCCTGTATGTGGGCATAACGGAGAAACCTACCGCAGCGTCTGTGCTGCCTACGCCGACCGCGTGGCCGTTGACTATTACGGGCAGTGCCAGGCTGTGGGCGTGCTCTCAGACTACGGCTTTCACACCGAGTGCGCCTTCGTTAAATGCCCCCAGCTTTCTGCTACAGGCTGCAAACCTGTTATTGCTCCGG GAGCCTGCTGTCCGCTATGTGCTGGAATGCTGAGAATCTTGTATGACAAAGACAAGCTGGATACTTTTGCAAGG gtgACAAATAAAAAGCCTATAACCGTACTTGACGTACTTGAAAAAATCCGCCTGCATGTCTCAGTGCCACAGTGTGATGTGTTTGGATACTTAAGCATAGAATCTGAAATTGTGATCCTCATCATTCCTGTGGATCAGAACCCCAAACCGTTGCAG attgaaGCCTGcaataaagaagcagaaaaaatagaGTCACTGATAAATTCAGACAGTCCAACATTAGCATCACACGTGCCGCTGTCAGCTCTAATTGCATCTCAAGTACAGGTTTCATTGAGCATCTCTTCACCTTCTGTTAAAGTGGTGCCTGTTCTGCACTCCCTGTTTGTAAGCCTTTTATTCCCCTTGTCAGcattaatatattatatataa